A single genomic interval of candidate division WOR-3 bacterium harbors:
- a CDS encoding tetratricopeptide repeat protein — protein MRQKKTEREAVKFFLLIVALTIFTAPLFAQDGLKGQMLEQAGQFEQAWTVYKTTLEKNPLDRQALLGIVRVSRQLGRFDSLLTILQRLEGVLPDNGDVVLGTIEALLGLKKKGAARERAQQFFEKWPGRVMELVETVLRGGEKGWAGQYLEEALRRNGFRVDYAEKLVEIYEMQGRFVAATEKLVEIVNYDPRRVNKFLERLNSYGRSGEVKGVLNALSKIKDESIRLRAQAEVRIGAGDELGAVRIIEQGLNPLERVNFARGCEKKGAWRAALAIYEEQGLSADAARVLRKMGRIDEALALLAKDTSVAARFEYAEYARLEKRDFKGAAQGYCDVLKKRPQDKGALVGLAASLLGLRQLDSARQVLARVESPDDSVLFLQAKVLFYQGKFDSVRVLVRDVNARFPQSLLANDALELGVLTLSGDRCLELAKAMFDLDAGAVEASRKRAQELTRENDAVAQEAFFLLSQIFCQEGKYREALTVLDSLIARFPKSERAARALLKQAEIYRDNLRDESRFRATVERIVLEFPGSPYAPLARNLLLKTTTDFEPGAVR, from the coding sequence ATGAGGCAAAAGAAGACAGAGCGGGAGGCGGTTAAGTTTTTTCTGCTTATAGTTGCACTAACAATTTTTACTGCCCCACTGTTTGCCCAGGATGGGCTTAAAGGTCAGATGCTGGAACAGGCTGGGCAGTTTGAGCAGGCATGGACTGTTTACAAAACAACACTTGAGAAAAACCCTTTGGACCGGCAGGCGCTTTTGGGCATAGTAAGGGTGAGCCGGCAACTGGGAAGGTTTGACTCGTTGCTTACGATTTTACAGCGGCTGGAAGGTGTTCTGCCGGATAACGGTGATGTGGTTCTGGGCACAATCGAGGCGCTACTTGGTTTAAAGAAAAAAGGTGCGGCGCGGGAGCGGGCACAGCAATTTTTCGAAAAGTGGCCCGGACGGGTTATGGAGTTGGTGGAAACGGTCCTGCGGGGTGGTGAAAAGGGTTGGGCAGGACAGTATCTTGAAGAGGCATTGCGGCGCAATGGGTTTCGAGTTGATTATGCCGAAAAGTTAGTGGAGATATATGAGATGCAAGGCAGGTTTGTTGCCGCGACCGAAAAGCTGGTTGAAATTGTTAATTATGACCCACGCCGGGTTAATAAGTTTCTGGAGCGGCTCAACAGTTATGGCAGGAGTGGTGAGGTTAAGGGGGTATTGAATGCTTTGAGTAAAATCAAGGACGAGTCGATTCGGTTAAGGGCGCAGGCTGAGGTTAGGATTGGTGCGGGTGATGAACTGGGTGCAGTGCGGATAATCGAGCAAGGTTTGAACCCGTTGGAAAGGGTAAATTTTGCCCGGGGGTGTGAAAAGAAAGGGGCATGGCGCGCGGCACTGGCAATTTACGAGGAGCAGGGGTTGAGTGCGGATGCGGCAAGAGTTCTGCGTAAGATGGGCAGGATTGATGAGGCGCTGGCGCTTCTGGCAAAGGACACCAGTGTTGCGGCAAGGTTTGAATATGCGGAGTACGCCCGGCTGGAGAAGCGGGATTTTAAAGGTGCGGCGCAAGGGTATTGTGATGTTTTAAAGAAAAGACCCCAAGACAAAGGGGCGCTTGTAGGGCTGGCAGCATCGCTGCTCGGTTTAAGGCAACTGGACAGCGCCCGTCAGGTGCTGGCAAGAGTTGAATCACCGGATGACAGTGTGCTTTTTCTGCAGGCGAAGGTTCTTTTCTATCAGGGGAAGTTTGACTCGGTTCGGGTGTTGGTTCGGGATGTTAATGCCCGATTCCCGCAAAGTTTGCTGGCAAATGATGCCCTGGAACTGGGGGTGCTGACACTGAGCGGCGATAGGTGTTTAGAACTGGCAAAGGCGATGTTTGACCTTGACGCTGGTGCGGTTGAGGCGAGCCGAAAACGGGCACAGGAGTTAACCCGGGAAAACGATGCGGTGGCACAGGAAGCTTTTTTTCTTCTGTCCCAGATTTTCTGTCAGGAGGGGAAATACCGCGAGGCGTTGACGGTTCTGGACTCATTAATTGCTCGATTTCCCAAGAGTGAACGGGCGGCGCGGGCGCTTCTTAAGCAGGCAGAGATTTATCGCGACAATCTGCGGGACGAAAGCCGATTTCGGGCGACCGTTGAGCGAATCGTTCTTGAATTTCCTGGTTCACCTTATGCGCCGCTGGCGCGCAATCTGTTATTAAAGACAACCACCGATTTTGAGCCGGGTGCGGTGCGATAA
- a CDS encoding ribonuclease HII, translated as MKKVAAKRRSKNLSPVTNLDQKLWRNNHLVCGVDEVGRGALAGPVVAAAVVLSPGTRIPGVRDSKILTPTTRKYLAGIIKRRALAWSIGAAGHRFIDRYNIAQATFYAMRRAVMQVQSKLAHSGNPAQLLVIADGWEIPDLPLPCQGIIDGDNKSLSIASASIIAKVFRDELMESFDRRFPGYGLAQHKGYGTPQHIQAIKQLGITSIHRRTFEPIKTMIQNNSSPSSAIYEQPG; from the coding sequence GTGAAAAAAGTGGCCGCGAAGCGGCGCTCAAAGAACTTAAGCCCGGTGACAAACCTCGACCAGAAACTGTGGCGCAATAACCACCTTGTCTGTGGTGTTGACGAGGTGGGAAGGGGAGCGCTTGCTGGACCGGTAGTTGCTGCTGCAGTTGTACTATCCCCTGGCACCAGAATCCCCGGCGTTCGTGACTCCAAAATTCTTACCCCAACAACCCGAAAGTATCTGGCGGGTATCATAAAACGCCGCGCCCTTGCCTGGTCAATCGGTGCTGCCGGACATCGCTTTATCGACCGCTACAACATCGCCCAGGCAACATTCTACGCAATGCGCCGGGCGGTAATGCAAGTCCAATCCAAACTCGCCCATTCCGGTAACCCGGCACAACTGCTTGTCATCGCTGATGGCTGGGAAATACCTGATTTGCCCCTCCCCTGTCAGGGCATAATTGATGGCGACAACAAGAGTCTATCCATTGCCAGCGCCTCAATCATCGCCAAAGTGTTTCGCGACGAACTGATGGAAAGTTTTGACCGCCGGTTCCCGGGTTATGGCTTGGCTCAGCACAAAGGCTATGGAACCCCCCAGCACATTCAGGCGATCAAACAACTGGGCATCACCTCAATTCATCGCCGGACCTTCGAACCAATTAAAACCATGATTCAAAACAATTCCAGCCCGTCTTCAGCGATTTATGAACAACCCGGATAA
- the trmD gene encoding tRNA (guanosine(37)-N1)-methyltransferase TrmD produces MKVHIVTIFPEFFSGPFDCGPTRIAREKGVLEINLVNPRDFTTDLHRTVDDYPFGGGAGMVMKPEPICDAVESVRTPDSRVILLSPQGKRFDQAMAHRLKELPHIVLICGRYKGVDERVRVLLVDEEVSIGDYVLAGGEAAAVVVIEAIARLLPGAVGDEDSVATDSFAQGLLDAPLYTRPREFRGLAVPEVLISGNHAAVAKWRREQALLATARRRPDLLNKVTLTPEDQEFLRKSLGKEFVYGTEAEK; encoded by the coding sequence GTGAAAGTCCATATTGTCACCATTTTCCCGGAGTTTTTCTCGGGACCGTTTGATTGCGGACCCACGAGAATTGCCCGGGAAAAAGGGGTTCTTGAAATCAATCTGGTCAATCCCCGGGACTTTACAACCGATTTGCACCGCACCGTCGACGACTACCCGTTTGGTGGTGGTGCAGGAATGGTGATGAAACCAGAGCCAATATGTGATGCGGTCGAATCGGTGCGTACACCTGACTCCCGGGTAATTTTGCTCTCACCGCAGGGCAAAAGATTTGACCAGGCGATGGCACACCGGCTTAAAGAACTACCTCATATCGTCCTTATCTGCGGACGATATAAAGGGGTAGATGAACGCGTCCGGGTCTTGCTGGTTGACGAAGAGGTGTCAATCGGTGACTATGTCCTTGCTGGTGGAGAAGCCGCGGCGGTGGTGGTCATTGAAGCCATCGCCCGGCTTCTTCCCGGTGCCGTGGGCGATGAAGACTCGGTCGCAACCGACTCTTTTGCCCAGGGCTTGCTTGATGCACCTCTTTACACTCGCCCCCGTGAATTCCGGGGTCTTGCGGTGCCTGAAGTTCTCATTTCCGGTAACCATGCTGCGGTGGCAAAATGGCGCCGCGAACAAGCACTGCTCGCCACCGCGCGACGCCGACCCGATTTGTTAAATAAAGTAACCCTGACCCCGGAAGACCAAGAGTTTCTCCGCAAATCTCTGGGAAAGGAGTTTGTTTATGGCACGGAAGCCGAAAAATGA
- the rplS gene encoding 50S ribosomal protein L19, translating to MARKPKNDNEPSTTAQQTAPVTLPEPGDLVDVHIRIKEGDKERIQVFRGTVIAVRGKGAGKTFTVRRVSRGVGIERIFPINAPVIAKVDIRRKSKVRRAKLYYLREKSGREAALKELKPGDKPRPETVAQ from the coding sequence ATGGCACGGAAGCCGAAAAATGATAACGAGCCGTCGACCACTGCTCAACAGACTGCGCCGGTAACATTACCGGAACCGGGTGACCTGGTTGATGTCCACATCCGGATAAAAGAAGGCGACAAGGAACGTATCCAGGTATTTCGCGGAACGGTCATCGCCGTTCGCGGTAAAGGCGCAGGTAAAACCTTCACCGTACGCCGGGTTAGCCGCGGTGTGGGAATTGAACGCATCTTCCCTATCAACGCCCCGGTGATTGCAAAGGTTGACATCCGCCGAAAGAGCAAGGTCCGCCGGGCAAAGCTGTACTACCTGCGTGAAAAAAGTGGCCGCGAAGCGGCGCTCAAAGAACTTAAGCCCGGTGACAAACCTCGACCAGAAACTGTGGCGCAATAA
- a CDS encoding T9SS type A sorting domain-containing protein codes for MKLVTIVLFTAVALATGNWQQLGPNGAAITALTPVPGYPDELYIAVGSFPTLIFHTTDAGLSWGTPETIPDIITALTINPNNIQTLYAGGKTRRIYKSTNAGATWQVVANLPSSYDLWVQQIVVNPSNSNELWAAAETYSGDSIGIYLLNSTDAGATWNLSRVINSFEARARLLAINPANPGTGFIGGSVANRARVFYTTDYGASWQDKSSGLGGRCAYALAFSPANSSTVICATDTGIFHSFNLGSDWTRRLTAPTYAIAFSPTSPYYAYAGGENLVYRSTDLGLTWNADTTLFTGTNTRWLAPVRPLEVYAGNSYGIFYSTNGGYDWTYRTPGLKHLRVLTLNFSIPETVFACVEGVGVMKTSARNQNWQPWGKRFPGSAWIKDVAVNPRHPDTIVCVTTFDSRLHRTINRGDSWETPLIAQHFEPQGIAYHPAGSDTLYTWGGKRDSSAGPLRFAIMRSTDQGQTWNTVMLRDPGLCLGMYFSRNADTIFAFGKTGSAPALFRSIDRGRNWTLTNTGITGTPVTDLKRFPGNGAIWFCTTPAGVFKSENNGLTWTTIGLNGTTCVLPDTAISTRVWAGTDTQGVFYTTNNGIIWNRDTLGIAGRTNSFIMRHPDNTSAVYLGVYGFSLAGKNVFGIEEPAFIPKTKPELQIFPTPITRYVRIVAPRDIIRLELYNATGRLVQIIPIPQNHSGPLLWQRPENLGAGVYMLKARGNNQQEIVKLILLR; via the coding sequence ATGAAATTGGTGACCATTGTCCTTTTTACCGCCGTGGCTCTCGCCACCGGTAACTGGCAGCAACTTGGACCGAATGGTGCTGCCATCACCGCTTTAACCCCGGTCCCGGGTTATCCTGATGAACTTTACATTGCGGTCGGCAGCTTCCCCACTCTAATATTTCATACCACCGATGCCGGCCTTTCCTGGGGAACCCCGGAAACCATCCCGGACATCATTACCGCCTTGACCATCAATCCGAACAATATCCAGACTCTTTACGCCGGGGGCAAAACCCGGCGGATTTACAAAAGCACCAACGCCGGAGCAACCTGGCAGGTGGTCGCAAATCTGCCCTCATCGTACGACCTCTGGGTCCAGCAGATTGTGGTCAACCCGTCAAACAGCAACGAACTCTGGGCAGCGGCTGAAACCTATTCCGGTGATTCGATCGGTATCTACTTGCTCAACAGCACCGATGCCGGTGCCACCTGGAACCTCAGCCGGGTCATAAACTCTTTTGAAGCCCGTGCCCGACTCCTTGCCATTAACCCGGCAAACCCGGGAACCGGATTCATTGGCGGCTCAGTTGCCAATCGTGCCCGAGTTTTTTACACCACCGACTATGGTGCCTCCTGGCAGGATAAATCGAGCGGATTAGGCGGTAGATGTGCCTATGCCCTTGCGTTTAGTCCCGCAAACAGTTCAACCGTTATCTGCGCCACCGACACTGGCATCTTCCACTCATTTAATCTTGGGTCAGACTGGACACGCCGGCTCACAGCACCGACCTACGCCATCGCCTTTTCTCCAACATCACCTTACTACGCATATGCTGGCGGCGAAAACCTCGTTTACCGTTCAACCGACCTCGGCTTGACCTGGAACGCCGATACCACCCTTTTTACCGGCACAAACACCCGCTGGCTCGCACCGGTCCGTCCCTTAGAAGTTTATGCGGGTAACTCTTACGGAATTTTTTACTCCACAAACGGCGGTTATGACTGGACCTATCGCACCCCGGGGCTGAAACACCTCCGGGTGTTGACGCTCAACTTCTCTATTCCCGAAACGGTATTCGCCTGTGTTGAAGGGGTCGGTGTAATGAAAACATCCGCCCGCAACCAGAACTGGCAACCGTGGGGCAAAAGATTCCCGGGTTCAGCCTGGATTAAAGATGTTGCGGTCAACCCGCGCCATCCCGACACAATAGTCTGTGTCACCACATTTGACTCACGCCTGCACCGAACGATAAACCGCGGTGACTCCTGGGAAACTCCTCTCATCGCGCAACATTTTGAACCACAGGGCATCGCCTATCATCCAGCCGGTTCGGACACGCTTTATACCTGGGGTGGCAAAAGGGACTCCTCTGCTGGACCTCTCAGATTTGCCATTATGCGTTCCACCGACCAGGGCCAAACCTGGAACACAGTAATGTTGCGCGACCCGGGATTGTGCCTGGGAATGTACTTCTCCCGTAATGCCGACACCATCTTCGCCTTCGGGAAAACCGGTTCCGCACCGGCGCTTTTCCGTTCAATTGACCGGGGCAGAAACTGGACATTGACCAACACCGGTATCACCGGCACTCCGGTCACCGACCTCAAACGGTTTCCCGGAAATGGCGCAATCTGGTTCTGCACCACCCCTGCCGGTGTTTTCAAGTCTGAAAACAACGGACTAACCTGGACCACTATTGGACTCAATGGGACGACCTGCGTCCTTCCTGATACCGCAATTTCAACCCGGGTCTGGGCAGGAACCGACACCCAGGGCGTATTTTACACAACCAACAACGGAATCATCTGGAACCGGGATACACTGGGAATAGCCGGCAGAACAAACTCCTTTATTATGCGTCATCCTGACAACACCAGCGCAGTATACTTAGGCGTTTATGGCTTCAGCCTTGCGGGCAAAAATGTGTTTGGGATAGAAGAGCCTGCATTTATCCCTAAAACAAAACCCGAACTACAGATTTTCCCCACCCCGATAACCAGATATGTCCGGATTGTCGCACCCCGTGATATTATCCGTTTAGAGCTTTACAACGCCACTGGCAGACTGGTTCAAATTATTCCAATTCCCCAAAACCACAGCGGACCGCTTCTCTGGCAGCGTCCGGAAAACCTTGGGGCTGGTGTCTATATGCTAAAAGCCCGGGGAAACAACCAACAAGAGATTGTCAAACTTATTCTCCTGCGCTGA
- a CDS encoding KH domain-containing protein, whose amino-acid sequence MKELIEYIAKALVDHPDRVEVKEIAGEKTLIYELRVGQGDLGKVIGKEGRTAKSIRAIISAAAMKQGKRAQLEILE is encoded by the coding sequence CTGAAGGAACTCATCGAATACATCGCGAAAGCCCTCGTTGACCATCCAGACCGTGTTGAGGTCAAAGAGATCGCGGGCGAAAAGACGCTGATTTACGAACTGCGTGTTGGTCAGGGCGACCTGGGCAAAGTAATCGGCAAAGAAGGTCGCACCGCCAAATCAATCCGGGCGATTATCTCAGCAGCTGCGATGAAGCAGGGCAAACGGGCGCAACTGGAAATTCTTGAGTAG
- a CDS encoding YraN family protein translates to MNNPDKTGKNYQELGATGEQIARRFLANKGYRILTTNYRSRRGEIDIVCQDGDTIVFVEVKTRSSEKFGSPAEAVTAVKQHRLLRLAQEYLIGHNLENRPVRFDVLTLLCSANNIEIEHLIGAF, encoded by the coding sequence ATGAACAACCCGGATAAAACCGGTAAAAATTACCAAGAGCTCGGTGCAACCGGCGAACAGATCGCCCGCCGTTTTCTCGCTAATAAAGGTTATCGCATCCTAACAACCAATTATCGCTCCCGGCGCGGCGAAATCGATATTGTATGTCAGGACGGCGACACCATTGTCTTCGTCGAGGTTAAAACCCGCTCTTCCGAAAAGTTCGGTTCACCCGCTGAAGCGGTCACCGCGGTCAAACAACACCGTTTGTTGCGACTTGCCCAGGAGTATCTCATCGGGCACAACCTTGAAAATCGACCGGTCCGGTTTGATGTTCTAACCCTGCTCTGTTCTGCTAACAATATTGAAATCGAACATCTAATTGGAGCATTTTGA
- a CDS encoding cation transporter: protein MANPAFHLQQKAERRITVIGMVVNIMLVIGKLFAGLISNSSAIIADGLHSFSDLASDIAVLWGIRAAKQPPDYDHHYGHHRYEAITALGVGILLIGAALFIAYEALITISQRHTALRNWLPFYIALASIVLKEILYWFTRAVGKRYHNQALIANAWHHRSDAFSSIAAALGILGALIGGEKWSFLDHLTAVLLAAFLVYIGIRIVRGALHKLSDRAPDQQTLTKIHQAISAIPGVKSFHAFRARSAGSGNKIEMDVHVLVDPNITVQAGHEIATQVEEQIKIANPDVTSIVIHIEPEQEDEAT, encoded by the coding sequence ATGGCAAACCCCGCTTTTCATCTCCAGCAAAAAGCCGAACGCCGAATAACTGTTATCGGGATGGTAGTTAACATTATGCTTGTCATCGGCAAACTTTTTGCCGGTCTTATAAGTAACTCCAGTGCGATAATCGCCGATGGCCTGCACTCCTTTTCCGACCTTGCCAGTGACATTGCGGTGCTCTGGGGTATCCGCGCCGCAAAACAACCTCCGGATTATGACCATCACTACGGACACCATCGTTACGAAGCAATCACCGCCCTTGGCGTCGGCATCCTCCTTATCGGTGCCGCCCTATTCATCGCCTACGAAGCGCTCATCACCATCAGCCAGCGCCACACCGCACTGCGCAACTGGCTACCATTCTACATCGCCCTCGCCTCAATTGTTCTCAAAGAAATACTTTACTGGTTCACTCGTGCCGTTGGCAAACGCTATCACAATCAGGCGCTCATTGCCAACGCCTGGCACCACCGCTCTGATGCCTTCTCCTCTATTGCCGCAGCACTTGGTATCCTTGGTGCCCTTATCGGCGGTGAAAAATGGTCTTTCCTTGACCACCTCACCGCGGTCCTGCTTGCCGCCTTTCTCGTGTACATCGGCATTCGCATCGTCCGGGGTGCGCTCCACAAACTTTCGGACCGTGCTCCAGACCAGCAGACGCTGACAAAAATCCACCAGGCAATTAGCGCTATCCCCGGCGTAAAAAGCTTCCACGCCTTCCGTGCCCGTTCTGCTGGTTCGGGTAACAAAATTGAAATGGATGTTCATGTTCTTGTTGACCCGAATATAACTGTTCAGGCTGGACACGAAATCGCCACCCAGGTCGAGGAGCAAATCAAAATTGCCAACCCTGATGTTACCAGCATCGTTATCCACATTGAACCGGAACAGGAGGACGAAGCAACTTAA
- a CDS encoding DNA recombination protein RmuC: MVFVYIAAALALIISIVVLLLYLTRSRQPASDLHLLLQQFESLRQQQIQALDNNAQLLNQRLSEINRLLAENTGQINTRLDNAARMVSDVSRALGELSQASQQIYEIGKNIASLQEILRAPKPRGVLGELFLGNLLQEMVPNNYELQYRFRSGVKVDAVVRLGNRLVPIDAKFPLENFQRLLAAPDDTSRRSLRKQFLNDIKKHIDTIADKYILPDEGTFDFALMYIPAENVYYETIVANPTEEKETILDYAFSRRVIPVSPGTIYAYLQTLILGLRGLEIDRKAIEILDHLNRLQAEISRFREKFETIGSHLTNAHNRYEEAARELVRLTEKVALNIDEKIDTGGQK, from the coding sequence GTGGTCTTTGTTTACATCGCCGCTGCCCTTGCCCTGATAATAAGCATCGTGGTTCTGTTGCTGTATCTTACCCGCTCCCGGCAACCGGCAAGCGACCTGCATCTGCTCCTCCAGCAGTTTGAGTCGCTCCGCCAGCAACAGATTCAGGCGCTTGACAACAACGCCCAGCTCTTGAATCAGCGTTTAAGTGAAATCAACCGGCTCCTTGCCGAAAACACCGGTCAGATTAACACCCGGCTCGACAATGCGGCGCGTATGGTAAGTGATGTTTCCCGTGCCCTGGGCGAACTGTCTCAGGCATCACAGCAAATTTACGAAATCGGGAAAAACATCGCCTCCTTACAGGAAATTTTGCGCGCCCCTAAACCGCGCGGTGTCCTCGGCGAACTTTTCCTGGGCAACCTGCTTCAGGAGATGGTCCCGAACAACTACGAACTACAATACCGTTTTCGTTCTGGTGTCAAAGTTGATGCGGTGGTCCGGCTTGGTAACCGGCTGGTGCCGATTGATGCCAAATTCCCGCTGGAAAACTTCCAGCGCCTGCTCGCCGCTCCGGACGACACCAGCCGGCGCAGTTTACGAAAACAGTTCCTGAACGACATTAAAAAACATATCGACACCATCGCGGACAAATACATCCTGCCCGATGAAGGGACTTTTGACTTTGCCTTGATGTACATCCCGGCAGAAAATGTGTACTACGAAACAATCGTCGCCAATCCCACCGAAGAAAAAGAGACCATTTTGGATTACGCCTTTTCCCGTCGGGTAATTCCGGTTTCGCCGGGAACCATCTACGCATATCTCCAGACCCTGATTCTTGGTTTGCGCGGGCTGGAAATTGACCGCAAGGCAATTGAAATCCTTGACCACCTCAACCGGCTCCAGGCTGAAATCAGCCGGTTTCGGGAAAAGTTTGAGACCATTGGCTCCCATCTAACCAACGCCCACAACCGTTACGAAGAGGCGGCGCGGGAGCTGGTAAGGTTGACCGAAAAGGTTGCGTTAAACATTGATGAAAAGATTGACACAGGAGGTCAAAAATGA
- a CDS encoding PASTA domain-containing protein, which yields MARAQTLADLLAERRVISSPELEHIFASILDDLAHAHSQGRLHGDIKPKKVVQVEDGVWRLIDYGVSRVGTARYIAPEKAQRKSVDARADLYSLGVVLYEAATGKPPFEAELGADLIKAHIEQLPPAPRSIRAEISPELEKVILKALAKKPEERFQTAQEFRKALLAVVPKEPEKKPVQVPPEQPPREAVKTAPPSRPTEPKPAAAVPKPVMSTARPVPPPKTAPAVATGPITQEKPRRSSAVWIVPLGLVLAVAAGWLLIGGQGKPIPDVVGAYQAEARKKLEEAGFRVELGADKDDTFALGKVAEQSPSAGTKMKKGGVVRIRLSTGLVAIPELAGMTEAEARNLLRSTGLDSVVVVREYSDQYRSGVVIGTEPRAGTRLKPKNGVKLKVAGGRATCPECGARREPGAQFCTRCGYRFVD from the coding sequence ATGGCGCGAGCGCAAACACTCGCTGATTTGCTTGCGGAACGACGGGTGATTTCCAGCCCTGAGCTGGAGCATATTTTTGCTTCAATTCTTGATGACCTGGCGCATGCACACAGTCAGGGCCGATTGCATGGGGATATCAAGCCGAAAAAAGTTGTTCAGGTTGAAGACGGGGTGTGGCGTTTGATTGATTATGGAGTGTCCCGGGTTGGGACCGCTCGTTACATCGCTCCGGAAAAGGCACAGCGAAAGAGTGTTGATGCCCGGGCTGACCTGTATTCACTGGGTGTGGTCCTTTATGAAGCGGCAACCGGAAAGCCGCCGTTTGAGGCAGAATTAGGGGCGGATTTGATTAAGGCGCACATCGAGCAGTTGCCACCCGCACCCCGTTCAATTCGTGCCGAAATTTCCCCGGAGCTGGAAAAGGTTATATTAAAGGCGTTAGCCAAGAAGCCGGAGGAGCGGTTTCAAACTGCCCAGGAGTTTCGAAAAGCACTATTAGCGGTAGTGCCTAAAGAGCCGGAGAAGAAGCCGGTTCAAGTACCGCCTGAGCAACCACCTCGGGAAGCGGTTAAAACAGCACCACCCTCGCGACCGACTGAACCAAAGCCTGCGGCTGCGGTACCAAAGCCGGTGATGTCAACGGCGCGGCCCGTTCCTCCACCCAAGACAGCACCTGCTGTTGCCACCGGACCAATTACCCAGGAAAAACCACGTCGTTCATCAGCAGTATGGATTGTGCCGTTGGGGCTGGTTCTTGCGGTGGCAGCGGGATGGTTACTTATCGGCGGTCAGGGTAAGCCAATTCCTGATGTTGTGGGTGCTTATCAGGCAGAAGCGAGAAAGAAACTGGAGGAAGCCGGTTTTCGGGTGGAGCTGGGTGCAGATAAGGACGATACTTTTGCGCTGGGTAAGGTGGCGGAACAGTCTCCTTCTGCCGGGACCAAGATGAAGAAGGGCGGCGTGGTCAGGATACGGTTGAGCACGGGCCTGGTTGCAATCCCGGAACTGGCGGGTATGACAGAAGCGGAGGCACGGAATTTACTCCGTAGTACAGGTCTGGACAGTGTGGTTGTGGTGCGGGAGTACAGCGACCAGTATCGTAGTGGTGTGGTGATTGGAACCGAACCGCGCGCCGGAACAAGGTTGAAGCCGAAGAACG
- the rpsP gene encoding 30S ribosomal protein S16 produces MVKIRLTRLGARNKPAYRVVAIDSRRARDSKYLEALGHYDPRRKILKLNLERVDYWLSRGAQPSNTVDRLIKRYRKMVPASSVPEEGGTGAQPDLVPPTEPTN; encoded by the coding sequence TTGGTCAAAATTCGACTTACGCGTCTGGGTGCTCGTAATAAGCCGGCCTATCGAGTGGTCGCGATTGATTCGCGACGGGCACGCGACAGCAAGTACCTCGAAGCGCTGGGACATTACGACCCGCGCCGGAAAATACTGAAACTTAATCTTGAGCGGGTGGACTACTGGTTATCCAGAGGAGCCCAACCCTCTAATACTGTTGACCGATTAATAAAACGTTATCGGAAAATGGTTCCGGCTTCATCGGTTCCAGAAGAGGGTGGAACCGGTGCTCAACCGGACCTCGTTCCGCCTACAGAACCTACAAACTAA